The Pseudomonas extremaustralis genome contains a region encoding:
- a CDS encoding LysR family transcriptional regulator, whose protein sequence is MDSLGSLSVFVQVAETRSFTGAGRVLGVSSSAVGKSIARMEERLGVRLFHRSTRSITLTSEGSLFLERSRRILAEVEAAERELTLASTTPRGKLRISVPQVRGLLMPVLSAFMRAYPDIELDVDFSDRMVDVIEEGFDAVIRTGKPEDSRLMARHLGHYHLVLVGTPGYFQQHGTPSLPRHLNEHACLRHKFCATGKLEPWPLRLEAGAVEPMLRTPLVSTTIESLNHVVHEGLGIACLPDYMVNQAVAEGRLQRVLDDYLEHQGSFWMLWPSSRHASAKLRVFIDHMCAGLFPAGPAV, encoded by the coding sequence ATGGACAGCTTGGGCAGCCTTTCGGTATTTGTGCAGGTGGCGGAGACGCGCAGCTTCACCGGCGCAGGCCGCGTGTTGGGGGTGTCGTCGTCGGCAGTGGGCAAAAGCATTGCGCGCATGGAAGAACGCCTGGGCGTGCGCTTGTTTCATCGCAGCACTCGCAGCATTACCTTGACCAGTGAAGGCTCGCTGTTTCTTGAGCGGTCGCGGCGTATTCTGGCGGAGGTGGAAGCGGCAGAGCGGGAGCTGACGCTGGCCAGCACCACGCCCAGGGGCAAGTTGCGCATCAGCGTGCCGCAAGTGCGGGGCTTGCTGATGCCGGTACTCAGCGCTTTTATGCGTGCTTATCCGGACATCGAGTTGGATGTGGATTTTTCCGACCGTATGGTGGACGTAATCGAGGAGGGTTTCGATGCGGTGATTCGTACCGGTAAGCCAGAAGATTCGCGCTTGATGGCCCGTCATCTGGGGCATTACCACCTGGTGCTGGTGGGCACGCCGGGGTACTTCCAGCAACACGGCACACCGAGCCTGCCCCGACACTTGAACGAGCATGCCTGCCTGCGCCACAAGTTCTGCGCCACGGGCAAGCTGGAACCCTGGCCCTTGCGGCTGGAGGCTGGCGCTGTGGAGCCCATGTTGCGCACCCCGTTGGTCAGCACCACGATCGAGTCCCTCAATCATGTGGTGCACGAAGGCTTGGGCATCGCCTGCCTGCCGGACTACATGGTCAATCAGGCCGTGGCAGAGGGACGCCTGCAACGGGTGCTGGATGACTATCTCGAGCATCAGGGCAGTTTCTGGATGCTGTGGCCATCCAGTCGTCACGCTTCTGCCAAATTACGCGTGTTTATTGATCATATGTGCGCCGGGCTTTTTCCTGCAGGCCCCGCTGTGTAG
- the lon gene encoding endopeptidase La: MKTTIELPLLPLRDVVVYPHMVIPLFVGREKSIEALEAAMAGDKQILLLAQRNPADDDPGEDALYRVGTVATVLQLLKLPDGTVKVLVEGEQRGAVERFMEVDGHLRAEVALIDEVEAPERESEVFVRSLLSQFEQYVQLGKKVPAEVLSSLNSIDEPSRLVDTMAAHMALKIEQKQDILEIIDLAARVEHVLALLDAEIDLLQVEKRIRGRVKKQMERSQREYYLNEQMKAIQKELGDSEEGHNEIEELKKRIDAAGLPKDALTKANAELNKLKQMSPMSAEATVVRSYIDWLVQVPWKAQTKVRLDLARAEDILDADHYGLEEVKERILEYLAVQKRVKKIRGPVLCLVGPPGVGKTSLAESIANATNRKFVRMALGGVRDEAEIRGHRRTYIGSMPGRLIQKMTKVGVRNPLFLLDEIDKMGSDMRGDPASALLEVLDPEQNHNFNDHYLEVDYDLSDVMFLCTSNSMNIPPALLDRMEVIRLPGYTEDEKINIAVKYLAPKQISANGLKKGEIEFEVESIRDMVRYYTREAGVRGLERQIAKICRKAVKEHALEKRFSVKVTADVLEHYLGVRKFSYGLAEQQDQVGQVTGLAWTQVGGELLTIEAAVIPGKGQLIKTGSLGDVMVESITAAQTVVRSRARSLGIPLDFHEKHDVHIHMPEGATPKDGPSAGVGMCTALVSALTGIPVRADVAMTGEITLRGQVLAIGGLKEKLLAAHRGGIKTVIIPEENVRDLKEIPDNIKQDLQIKPVKWIDEVLQIALQYAPEPLPDVAPEIVAKDEKRESDSKERISTH, from the coding sequence ATGAAGACAACCATCGAATTGCCTCTCCTGCCGTTGCGTGATGTCGTCGTCTATCCGCACATGGTTATCCCGCTGTTCGTGGGGCGCGAGAAGTCTATCGAAGCCCTCGAGGCTGCGATGGCGGGCGATAAGCAGATCCTGCTGTTGGCCCAGAGAAATCCTGCTGACGATGATCCGGGCGAAGACGCCCTGTATCGCGTTGGTACCGTGGCAACCGTGCTGCAACTGCTCAAGCTGCCCGATGGCACCGTCAAGGTGTTGGTGGAAGGCGAACAGCGCGGCGCGGTCGAGCGGTTCATGGAGGTGGACGGCCACCTGCGTGCCGAAGTGGCACTGATCGACGAAGTCGAAGCTCCTGAGCGTGAGTCCGAAGTTTTTGTACGCAGCCTGCTCTCGCAGTTCGAGCAGTATGTGCAGCTGGGCAAAAAAGTCCCGGCTGAAGTGTTGTCGTCCCTCAACAGCATCGATGAGCCAAGCCGCCTGGTCGACACCATGGCGGCGCACATGGCGCTGAAAATCGAACAGAAGCAAGACATTCTGGAGATCATCGACCTGGCCGCCCGTGTTGAACACGTGCTGGCGCTGCTGGATGCCGAAATCGATCTGTTGCAGGTCGAGAAACGCATTCGTGGTCGCGTGAAGAAACAAATGGAGCGCAGCCAGCGCGAGTATTACCTGAATGAGCAGATGAAGGCCATTCAGAAAGAACTCGGCGACAGCGAGGAAGGCCACAACGAAATCGAAGAGTTGAAAAAACGCATCGATGCCGCCGGCTTGCCAAAAGACGCCCTGACCAAAGCCAATGCCGAGTTGAACAAACTCAAGCAAATGTCGCCGATGTCGGCCGAAGCCACTGTGGTTCGTTCCTACATCGACTGGCTGGTGCAGGTACCTTGGAAGGCCCAGACCAAAGTCCGCCTGGACCTGGCCCGCGCCGAGGACATCCTTGATGCGGATCATTACGGCCTCGAAGAAGTCAAAGAACGCATCCTCGAATACCTCGCCGTGCAAAAGCGCGTGAAGAAAATTCGTGGCCCGGTGTTGTGCCTGGTCGGTCCGCCGGGTGTGGGTAAAACCTCCCTAGCCGAGTCCATCGCCAATGCCACCAACCGTAAATTCGTGCGCATGGCCCTCGGCGGCGTGCGCGATGAAGCGGAAATTCGTGGTCATCGGCGTACCTACATCGGTTCGATGCCAGGAAGATTGATTCAAAAGATGACAAAGGTGGGTGTACGCAACCCGCTGTTCCTGCTCGACGAAATCGACAAAATGGGCAGCGACATGCGTGGCGATCCGGCATCGGCTTTGCTGGAAGTGCTCGACCCCGAGCAGAACCACAACTTCAATGACCACTACCTGGAGGTCGACTACGACCTCTCCGATGTCATGTTCTTGTGCACCTCCAACTCCATGAACATTCCGCCAGCGCTGCTGGACCGGATGGAGGTGATTCGTCTGCCGGGCTACACCGAAGACGAGAAGATCAATATCGCGGTCAAATACCTCGCGCCCAAGCAGATTTCAGCCAATGGCTTGAAAAAAGGCGAGATCGAATTCGAAGTCGAGTCGATCCGTGACATGGTGCGCTACTACACCCGCGAGGCCGGTGTACGGGGGCTTGAGCGCCAGATTGCGAAGATTTGCCGCAAGGCGGTCAAAGAACATGCGCTGGAAAAACGTTTTTCGGTGAAGGTCACCGCCGATGTGCTGGAGCACTATCTCGGCGTGCGTAAATTCAGTTATGGCCTGGCTGAACAGCAGGACCAGGTAGGGCAGGTGACTGGCCTGGCGTGGACCCAGGTGGGCGGTGAACTGCTGACTATCGAAGCTGCAGTGATCCCGGGCAAAGGTCAATTGATCAAGACCGGTTCCCTGGGTGATGTGATGGTCGAGTCCATTACTGCCGCGCAGACCGTGGTACGCAGCCGCGCGAGGAGCCTGGGGATCCCCCTGGACTTCCACGAGAAGCACGATGTCCATATCCATATGCCTGAGGGGGCGACCCCTAAAGACGGTCCTAGTGCAGGTGTAGGCATGTGCACGGCGCTGGTGTCGGCATTGACTGGCATTCCAGTGCGCGCCGATGTCGCAATGACCGGGGAAATTACCCTGCGTGGTCAGGTATTGGCGATCGGTGGTTTGAAAGAGAAACTGCTGGCTGCGCATCGAGGTGGCATCAAGACCGTGATCATTCCAGAAGAGAATGTTCGCGACTTGAAGGAAATCCCGGACAACATCAAGCAGGATCTTCAGATTAAACCGGTTAAATGGATTGACGAGGTCCTGCAAATTGCGCTGCAATACGCGCCGGAGCCCCTGCCGGATGTAGCTCCGGAGATAGTCGCGAAGGACGAAAAACGCGAGTCTGATTCCAAGGAAAGAATTAGCACGCATTAA
- a CDS encoding carbon-nitrogen hydrolase family protein, producing the protein MRKLLGFTLSMALVAAVAAYLVWTQERPVAHYLSDLRITLALNEGLPADRGNLLGVQPELFPADYQSLERLHLKLAAYLQKAREQGLINDKTIVVLPEHIGTWLMLAGEKNEVYQALHAKDAMNWLSASNPVLFLRAWISATGDNRTDDAYLRMKAPAMARDYQVLFGGLAKEFGVTLVAGSIALPNPSVSQGQLQVGHGALYNASVVFAADGLPIGEPQRQFYPIYDERGFIESGDENLVNVFDTPAGRLGVLVGSDSWYPDNYRKLNERGAQLIAVPAFVLGRDTWDRPWRGFKSVSTPPQVSLKPEELSEGEAWRRLTLISQQPVSHAVAGMSVFLRGQFWDLGTAGHSFLSSHGQISADGDARGARLLNIWL; encoded by the coding sequence ATGCGTAAACTTCTTGGCTTCACCCTCTCCATGGCCCTGGTTGCCGCCGTCGCCGCGTATCTGGTCTGGACCCAGGAACGCCCCGTGGCGCATTACCTGTCGGACCTGCGCATCACCCTCGCCCTGAATGAAGGCCTGCCCGCCGATCGCGGCAATCTGCTGGGGGTCCAGCCGGAGCTGTTCCCCGCCGACTACCAGAGCCTGGAACGCCTGCACCTGAAACTCGCGGCCTATCTGCAAAAGGCACGGGAACAGGGGCTGATCAACGACAAGACCATCGTGGTGCTGCCCGAACATATCGGCACATGGCTAATGCTGGCCGGTGAAAAGAACGAGGTGTACCAGGCACTGCATGCCAAGGATGCGATGAACTGGCTGTCGGCCAGCAACCCGGTGCTGTTCCTGCGCGCCTGGATCAGCGCCACCGGCGACAATCGTACCGACGACGCCTACCTGCGCATGAAAGCCCCGGCCATGGCGCGGGACTACCAGGTGCTGTTCGGCGGTCTGGCCAAGGAGTTCGGCGTCACGCTGGTGGCCGGCTCCATCGCCTTGCCGAACCCGAGTGTCAGCCAGGGCCAATTGCAGGTCGGTCATGGTGCGCTGTACAACGCCAGCGTGGTGTTTGCCGCGGACGGTTTGCCCATCGGCGAGCCGCAGCGCCAGTTCTATCCGATTTACGATGAACGCGGCTTTATCGAGTCCGGCGATGAAAACCTCGTCAACGTGTTCGACACTCCGGCCGGCCGCTTGGGCGTGCTGGTGGGCAGTGACAGCTGGTACCCGGACAACTACCGCAAACTCAACGAGCGCGGCGCGCAACTGATCGCCGTGCCGGCCTTTGTGCTGGGTCGTGATACGTGGGACCGACCCTGGCGCGGCTTCAAAAGCGTGTCGACGCCGCCGCAAGTGAGCCTCAAGCCTGAAGAACTCAGCGAGGGCGAAGCGTGGCGGCGCCTTACGCTGATCAGCCAGCAACCGGTCAGCCACGCCGTCGCCGGTATGAGCGTATTTCTGCGCGGGCAGTTCTGGGACCTGGGTACCGCCGGGCACAGCTTCCTCAGCAGCCATGGCCAAATCAGCGCCGACGGCGACGCCCGTGGCGCGCGTTTGCTGAATATCTGGCTGTAG
- a CDS encoding MFS transporter, producing MNDSPSLTENPVSAQPDALPLGGLLALACAGFITILTEAMPAGLLPQMSEGLGVSPALAGQLVTVYALGSLLAAIPLTLLTRGWRRRPLLLLAIGGFALVNSMTALSSHYGLSLTARFFAGVFAGLLWALLAGYASRMVAPHLQGRAIAVAMVGAPLALSLGMPAGTFLGTTVGWRLSFAIMTGLTLVLLIWARLQLPDFAGERADKRLGLRQVLGLPGIRPVLWVTFTYVLAHNILYTYIAPLLAPAGIEADIDRVLLVFGLSALLGIWLVGLLIDRWLRPLVLISCSLFGLLALSLVFWIDSPTVIYSAVAVWGLAFGGLPALLQTALAKSAGESADAAQSMLVTVWNLGIAGGGLAGGLLLQSWGVVAFPWAVALLMLLALGKRP from the coding sequence ATGAACGACAGCCCCTCTCTGACCGAAAACCCCGTGTCCGCCCAACCTGATGCGCTGCCACTGGGTGGCTTGCTGGCCCTGGCATGCGCCGGTTTCATTACCATCCTCACCGAAGCCATGCCTGCGGGACTCCTGCCGCAAATGAGCGAAGGCCTCGGTGTGTCGCCCGCGCTGGCAGGCCAATTGGTCACTGTCTATGCCCTGGGATCGCTGTTGGCGGCCATCCCCCTCACCCTGCTGACCCGTGGCTGGCGCAGGCGCCCGTTACTGCTGCTCGCCATCGGCGGCTTTGCTCTGGTCAACAGCATGACCGCGCTTTCGAGCCACTACGGCCTGAGCCTGACGGCACGTTTTTTTGCCGGTGTGTTCGCCGGGCTGCTCTGGGCGTTGCTGGCCGGATATGCAAGCCGCATGGTGGCCCCTCACCTGCAAGGTCGCGCCATTGCCGTGGCGATGGTGGGCGCACCGTTGGCGCTGTCACTGGGCATGCCCGCGGGGACTTTCCTCGGTACCACCGTTGGCTGGCGCCTGAGCTTTGCGATCATGACCGGGTTGACGCTGGTGCTGCTGATATGGGCGCGCCTGCAACTGCCGGATTTTGCCGGCGAACGGGCGGATAAACGTTTGGGATTGCGCCAAGTGCTGGGCTTGCCGGGTATTCGTCCGGTGCTATGGGTAACCTTTACCTACGTGCTGGCCCATAACATTCTCTACACCTACATCGCGCCTCTGCTGGCGCCAGCGGGAATCGAGGCCGACATAGACCGGGTGCTGCTGGTATTTGGCCTGTCGGCGTTGTTGGGTATCTGGCTGGTCGGGCTGCTGATCGATCGATGGCTGCGACCGCTGGTGCTGATCAGTTGCTCGCTGTTTGGCCTGCTGGCCCTGTCGCTGGTGTTCTGGATCGACTCGCCAACAGTCATCTACAGCGCTGTGGCGGTTTGGGGCCTGGCATTCGGTGGTTTGCCGGCACTGCTGCAAACCGCGCTGGCCAAGTCAGCCGGCGAGTCGGCTGACGCCGCACAGTCGATGCTGGTGACCGTGTGGAACCTGGGCATTGCGGGAGGCGGTTTGGCGGGCGGTTTGCTATTACAGAGCTGGGGCGTCGTGGCTTTTCCCTGGGCTGTGGCGCTGTTGATGCTGCTGGCGCTGGGCAAACGCCCATGA
- a CDS encoding AraC family transcriptional regulator, with the protein MKPVRLGDLSVGFVQTLADAVHSHGLDPQPLLLQYGLDPARLAEAGARLSIPRYMRLGHGAIQLTGDPGLGLRMGQFSRLSQAGLAGVTAAQAPNVREAARTLTRFEALYGSNYRGQSSLHEDAEGAWLRFYSISPYNAYNRFVVDSIIAGWLHQLSNLAQQTVQAQRIDIEFDAPEYSERYSILSDSPVHFGAEVNQLRLSQQTLALRNPQHCPSTWQLMLQLCERELEQLTRTRSLRERITRLLGPMLNGGREPDLEEVAARLKLPTWTLRRKLAEEGTQFRAILNDTRRDLAMTYIRDTELAFGEIAYLLGFASAQAFQRAFRRWNNQTPGEFRRSQRHSA; encoded by the coding sequence TTGAAGCCGGTGCGCCTGGGGGATCTGTCGGTAGGCTTCGTGCAGACCCTCGCCGATGCCGTCCACAGCCATGGCCTGGACCCGCAACCGCTGCTGCTGCAATACGGCCTTGACCCGGCGCGACTTGCCGAGGCAGGAGCACGCTTATCGATCCCGCGCTATATGCGCCTGGGCCATGGGGCCATCCAACTTACCGGCGACCCCGGCCTCGGCCTGCGCATGGGCCAGTTCAGCCGTTTGAGTCAGGCCGGGCTGGCCGGCGTCACCGCCGCCCAGGCGCCCAACGTACGCGAGGCGGCACGCACGCTGACCCGCTTCGAAGCCCTGTACGGTTCCAACTATCGCGGGCAATCGAGCTTGCATGAAGATGCCGAAGGCGCCTGGCTGCGGTTCTACTCCATCAGCCCCTACAACGCCTACAACCGTTTCGTGGTGGATTCGATCATTGCCGGCTGGCTGCACCAATTGTCCAACCTGGCCCAGCAGACGGTACAGGCACAGCGCATCGACATCGAATTCGACGCCCCCGAGTACAGCGAGCGGTACAGCATCCTGAGTGACAGCCCGGTCCACTTCGGCGCCGAGGTCAATCAATTGCGTCTGAGCCAGCAAACCCTGGCCCTGCGCAACCCGCAGCACTGTCCGAGTACCTGGCAACTGATGCTGCAACTGTGTGAACGGGAATTGGAGCAACTGACGCGCACCCGCAGCCTGCGCGAGCGCATTACCCGCTTGCTCGGGCCGATGCTCAATGGCGGTCGGGAACCCGACCTGGAAGAAGTGGCGGCACGCTTGAAGCTGCCGACCTGGACGCTGCGCCGCAAACTGGCCGAAGAAGGTACTCAGTTCCGCGCCATTCTCAACGATACCCGTCGCGACCTGGCCATGACCTACATTCGCGACACGGAACTGGCGTTCGGCGAGATCGCCTACTTGCTCGGTTTTGCCTCGGCCCAGGCCTTCCAACGGGCGTTCCGGCGATGGAACAACCAGACCCCAGGGGAATTTCGCCGCAGTCAGCGGCATTCCGCCTGA
- a CDS encoding HU family DNA-binding protein has product MNKSELIDAIAASADIPKAAAGRALDAVIESVTGALKAGDSVVLVGFGTFSVTDRPARTGRNPQTGKALQIAAAKKPGFKAGKALKEAVN; this is encoded by the coding sequence GTGAACAAGTCGGAACTGATTGATGCTATCGCCGCATCCGCTGATATCCCGAAAGCTGCTGCTGGCCGTGCGCTGGACGCAGTAATCGAATCCGTCACTGGCGCTCTGAAGGCCGGCGACTCTGTGGTGTTGGTAGGCTTCGGTACTTTCTCTGTGACTGACCGTCCAGCGCGTACTGGCCGTAACCCACAGACTGGCAAAGCACTGCAAATCGCTGCTGCCAAGAAACCAGGTTTCAAAGCCGGTAAAGCCCTGAAAGAAGCTGTTAACTAA
- a CDS encoding SurA N-terminal domain-containing protein: MLQNIRDNSQGWIAKTIIGIIVALMAFTGIEAIFQASTNTKQDVAKVNGEKITQTELSQAVDMQRRQLMQQLGKDFDASLLDEKLLRDAALKGLIDRKLLLQGAADSKFGFSEAELDQVILQTPEFQVDGKFSAERFDQVIRQLGYSRLQFRQMMTQEMLIGQVRAGIAGSGFVTDAEVLAFARLEKQTRDFATVNIKANPAAVKLTDDEVKAYYDQHAKEFMTPDQVVIDYLELKKSSFFDQVSVKDDELQAAYQKETANLAEQRRAAHILIEVNDKVTDAQAKAKIEEIQARLAKGEKFDALAKEFSQDPGSANNGGDLGFAGPGVYDPDFETALYALNKDQVSAPVRSSFGWHLIKLLGVEAPEVPTFDSLKGKLTRELKTQQVEQRFVEATKQLEDAAFEASDLAQPASDLKLTVHTSAPFGREGGEGVTANRAVVTAAFSPEVLDEGANSTAIELDPETVIVLRAKEHLKPAQLPLESVATAIRAQMTKERASATAKTHADELIASLRDGKTPLNQPVDGQAWKVTAAATRGQESIDPAVLQAVFRMPKPAAKDKPTFSSVTLADGSLVIVRLNGVNEAVAPTDEEKAQYRRFLASRIGQQDFAAYRKQLEAKADIKKY, translated from the coding sequence ATGCTGCAAAATATCAGGGACAATTCACAAGGCTGGATTGCCAAGACCATTATCGGGATCATCGTCGCATTGATGGCGTTCACCGGTATCGAGGCCATTTTCCAGGCTTCGACCAATACCAAGCAGGACGTGGCCAAGGTCAATGGTGAAAAAATCACCCAGACCGAGCTGAGCCAGGCCGTCGACATGCAACGTCGCCAACTGATGCAACAGCTGGGCAAGGATTTCGATGCTTCGCTGCTGGACGAAAAACTGCTGCGCGATGCGGCGCTCAAGGGGCTGATCGACCGCAAGCTGCTCCTGCAAGGCGCGGCTGATTCCAAATTTGGCTTCTCTGAAGCGGAGCTGGATCAGGTGATCCTGCAGACGCCGGAATTCCAGGTGGATGGCAAGTTCAGCGCCGAGCGCTTTGACCAGGTGATCCGTCAACTGGGTTACAGCCGTCTGCAGTTCCGTCAGATGATGACCCAGGAAATGCTGATCGGCCAGGTTCGTGCAGGCATCGCAGGCAGCGGTTTCGTGACCGATGCCGAAGTGCTGGCATTCGCCCGTCTGGAAAAACAGACCCGCGACTTCGCCACCGTCAACATCAAGGCCAACCCTGCAGCGGTGAAACTCACCGACGATGAGGTCAAGGCTTATTACGACCAGCATGCCAAGGAGTTCATGACCCCTGACCAGGTGGTCATCGATTATCTGGAGCTGAAAAAGTCGTCCTTTTTCGACCAGGTCAGCGTCAAGGACGATGAACTGCAGGCGGCCTATCAGAAAGAAACCGCCAACCTCGCTGAACAGCGTCGCGCGGCGCATATCCTGATTGAAGTCAACGACAAGGTCACCGACGCGCAAGCCAAGGCCAAGATCGAGGAAATCCAGGCGCGCCTGGCCAAAGGCGAGAAATTCGACGCCCTGGCCAAGGAGTTCTCCCAGGACCCCGGTTCGGCCAACAATGGCGGCGATCTCGGGTTTGCAGGGCCTGGCGTCTACGACCCGGATTTCGAAACTGCCTTGTACGCCTTGAACAAGGATCAGGTCTCGGCACCGGTGCGCAGTTCCTTCGGTTGGCACTTGATCAAGCTGTTGGGTGTCGAGGCTCCAGAAGTGCCGACGTTTGACAGCCTCAAAGGCAAGCTGACCCGTGAACTCAAGACCCAACAGGTCGAGCAGCGTTTTGTTGAAGCTACCAAGCAACTCGAAGATGCGGCATTCGAAGCTTCCGACCTGGCTCAGCCAGCGTCTGACCTGAAATTGACCGTGCACACCTCCGCGCCGTTTGGCCGTGAGGGTGGCGAAGGTGTTACGGCCAACCGTGCCGTGGTCACCGCTGCGTTCAGCCCGGAAGTATTGGATGAAGGTGCCAATAGCACTGCCATCGAACTGGACCCGGAAACCGTCATCGTGCTGCGTGCCAAAGAGCACCTCAAACCTGCGCAACTGCCGTTGGAAAGCGTTGCCACGGCTATTCGTGCACAGATGACCAAGGAGCGCGCCAGCGCGACGGCCAAGACTCACGCTGACGAGTTGATCGCTAGCCTGCGTGACGGCAAGACCCCGCTGAACCAGCCGGTTGATGGCCAGGCGTGGAAAGTCACCGCGGCGGCTACCCGTGGCCAGGAATCGATCGATCCGGCCGTGCTGCAAGCCGTGTTCCGTATGCCCAAGCCTGCGGCGAAGGACAAACCGACCTTCAGCAGCGTGACCCTGGCTGACGGTAGCCTGGTAATCGTGCGCTTGAACGGCGTCAATGAAGCCGTTGCTCCAACGGACGAAGAAAAGGCGCAATACCGCCGTTTCCTCGCTTCCCGTATTGGTCAGCAGGACTTCGCGGCGTATCGCAAGCAACTGGAAGCCAAGGCTGACATCAAGAAGTACTGA
- a CDS encoding DUF2242 domain-containing protein yields MSTSFHLRSLGLALVLAGAAGCSSPKTAIYEHESFDDSGTFSRDYPVSDVAACEAARRALLSQGYIITSSDPKLVVGNKSFQQTGETHLQISFNVVCADDGKGKNHSTMFANALQDRYALKKVNNSASLGVGVLGSVSMPIGSTDDSMVKVASETVSAPKFYERYFSLVDLFLPQEVKKAEHIPEKPKAELGVPEPKAAPAVEKVEAPKEQPAAPAPAASEPTAPQHEPAPSAPQQEPAPAPTNSELPAPTEAIPPLPTPAQ; encoded by the coding sequence ATGTCGACATCATTTCACTTGCGTAGCCTCGGGTTGGCGCTGGTGCTGGCGGGCGCTGCGGGCTGCTCGTCACCCAAGACCGCTATTTATGAACATGAGAGTTTCGACGACTCCGGCACGTTCTCGCGGGATTATCCGGTCTCCGATGTCGCCGCATGCGAAGCCGCCCGGCGTGCGTTGCTGAGCCAGGGTTACATCATCACCAGCAGCGATCCGAAACTGGTCGTGGGCAACAAGAGTTTCCAGCAGACCGGCGAGACTCACCTGCAGATCAGCTTCAACGTGGTGTGTGCCGACGACGGCAAAGGCAAGAACCACTCGACGATGTTCGCCAACGCCTTGCAGGATCGCTATGCGCTGAAGAAGGTCAACAATTCCGCGAGCCTGGGTGTAGGCGTGCTGGGTTCGGTGTCGATGCCGATCGGTTCCACCGATGACTCGATGGTGAAGGTGGCGAGCGAGACCGTCTCGGCGCCGAAGTTCTATGAGCGTTACTTTTCGTTGGTGGATTTGTTCCTGCCCCAGGAAGTGAAGAAGGCCGAGCACATTCCCGAGAAGCCAAAAGCCGAACTGGGTGTGCCTGAGCCTAAAGCAGCGCCGGCGGTCGAAAAGGTCGAGGCGCCGAAGGAGCAGCCCGCCGCCCCAGCGCCTGCAGCTTCCGAGCCCACCGCGCCGCAGCATGAGCCGGCACCGAGTGCCCCGCAACAAGAGCCGGCCCCAGCACCAACGAACTCGGAGCTGCCGGCCCCGACCGAGGCGATTCCGCCGTTGCCGACCCCTGCGCAGTGA